The segment AATGCTGTCGGCGAGCGATCGCTATGCCGACGAGGCGACCGCCGTCTGGCACGCCAATCATTTCGCGATCTTCATGTTCGGCGCCAATCAGCGCGGCGGTTATTCGATCGGCATTCTCACCGAGACCTTCGCGGGCGCCGGCGGCGGCCGGCAAGTGGGCGATGGCGTCGACATCGGCGGCGAGATTCCCAATCCCATCTCGCGCATGGCCAATGTCGAGACGATCGAGGCGACCTTCCCGGTTCGCTATCTCTTCCGGCGGCGGCGGATCGATTCCGGCGGCCCCGGACGCCATCGCGGCGGCGTGGGCGGTGAGTTCATGCTCGTCGCGCATGACGCGCCCGATGGCGGGATAGACTATGTCATCTCGGGCAAGGGCGCGGCCTTTCCGCAGAGCGACGGCATGGCGGGCGGCTATCCCGGTGCCGCGAACGACTATGTCCGGATCGCGGGCGTCGGCGGGAAAGACGTTCCGCTCGGTGCCGAGGATGTCGAAGGCAAGCGCGAGGCCATCGCCTGGGGCGTGCATGCGCTGCGCGGAAACGATGCGCTCCATGTCCGCTGGAATGGCGGCGGCGGCTTTGGAGACCCGCTCGACCGGTCGGCTGAAAGCATCGGCCGCGATGTCGCCGACGGCACGGTTTCGGTGGAGGCGGCGCGAGCGCTCTATGGCGTCGTGCTTGCCGACGGAGCGCTCGATCCGGCGGCGACCGAGCGGGCGAGGGCGGCGATGCGGCTGACCCGCAAGAACAGGGAGGCGGCATGATGGGTGAACGACGTTTTTCCGAAACCCTGCTGATCATCGACGGAAGCATCGCTTGCGGCCATTGCCGACAGCCTTTGTCGGCAATGGACGAGAGCTGGAAAAGCGGCGCGCGGTTGTCGGCCGTGCCGGCGGCGAGCCTGCCTGGCGCCGGCTCCGCGACGCACCCCGATGTCGAGCTCAGGTCCTTCTCCTGCGGCGCCTGCGGAACGCTTCTGGATAGCGAGCTGGCGCTTCCCGGCGATCCCTTCCTCGTCGACCGGCTGCTCCCGACCCGCCTTTAGGAGGTTTCCATGCATGACGTTCAAATTCGCCAGGAGATTGTCGATCGGGTGATGGCGCGCAGGGGCAAGCTGCACTGGTTCGAGCAATTCGACCCAGCCCGCACCGCGCTGATCGTGATCGACATGCAGAACACCTTCTGCGAACCCGGCAGCCCGGCGGAAGTGGCGGTCTCGCGCTCCATCGTTCCCAATATCAATCGACTGGCCGGCGAGCTGCGCGGGCGCGGCGGGCGGGTCGTCTGGGTATTGCACGCCAATTCGCATTGGGGTGATCGCACCGACTGGGAGCTGTTCTTCAACAATGTCGTTTCGGACGACGTGAAGCTGCGCACGGCCGCCAGCCTCGCGCCCGGCAAGCAGCAGGTCTGGTCGGGGCTGGCGACGGCGCCGGACGACATCACGATCATCAAGAACCGCTACAGCGCGCTGATCCAGGGTTCCTCGTCGTTGGAGCGCGTGCTGCGCAACCTTGGCATCGACACCGTGCTGATCGCCGGCACGAAGACCAATGTCTGCTGCGAAGCGACCGGGCGCGACGCGATGATGCTCGATTTCCGGACCGTCATCGTCTCCGATTGCTGTGCGGCGCTGTCCGATGACGAACATCGCGCCACGCTCGAAACCTTCATCCAGCAATTTGGCGATGTTCTCTCATCGGATGAGGTGGTGCGGCGGATGCGTTAAGGCATCTTGCCACGCGCGATCGCCGCGCGGATTCGACCAGGCTGCGATGGGTCGGGCTCATCGCAGCCTGGTGTCATTGCCGGTGCGTCGGCAGGTTCGTCAAACGCCGCCGACGCAGGGTCGTCGACGGTTTTTCTCCGAAGCGCTCGGTATAGGCCAGCGCGAACCGGCCCGGATGGCCGAAGCCCACGTCGAGTGCGATGTCGAGGATCGACTGGTCGGACTCGGCCGCCAGCAAGCGTTCATGCGCGGCGGTCAATCGCCGCTCGCGCAATGCCCGGATCGGCGAGGTGTCACGGAACCGGCGGAACCCGTTGAGCAGCGTCCTGGCCGGCACGCCGGCTGCCGCCGCGATGTCGTCCAACGTGATCGGATCGGCGAAATGGTCGTCGATATAGGCCTCCGCGCGCTTTACGGAGATTGGCGCGATACCGCTATCGGCCCGACCGTTGTCGACCAAACCGCCCTGCAGCAGCGTCGACAGGAACAGGCTTTCATATTCCGCGGCGACGCGCGTGTTGCTCGTCGCGAAATCGACGGTCGCCGGGTCGCTGAGCATGCCGCGCACGAATGTCCTCCACGGCGCGAAGAGCGTGTCGGCCAGATCAATTCGCTGGCGCATCAAGGGAGCCTTGCGGCCGGCGTGGCGACATAGCGTACGAGCATCCACCTTGAAGACGATCTGTTCGCAGTCGTCGGTGAATTCGGCGTGGAGCGGTTCGCCGGGCGCGATGCAGACGCCGTGGCGCCGACCGACCCATTCCTCGCCGCCATTGCGGATCAATCGCGCGCTACCCCGGCGACAGAACATCAGCAGATAATAATCGGCTATTTCCTCCAATTGGAGCGACATGGGCCGCGAATAGGCGATCGAACCCACGCCGATCGATGAAAAGCGGAAGAAATCCATATTGGCATGATAGTCTGCGGAAATCGTCGTCGGTCTCAAGCGATGCGGCTGCAACAGGGCCGAAATCTGGGCTTCGGTTTCCTCTACATCGCGGGATGCAAAGACACGATGTCCTTCAAGGGCAGGCAAGTCTTCTTCAAGCATAGGTCACGCCCTACCATATACTCAGACCCTGCAGCCTGCTTGCTCCGACATATCCAGATGCCCAGCAAGGGGAGCGGATAGCTCTCCCAATCACGCCCTCACCGGTGGATCAGGCCATAGATCGCCTATCCAGGCAAGCAGATTCTCGGACCGCCGATGGCCGCGCGGACGCACTTCTGCGCGATCGATGGATAGCAACCACGGGCTTCGTCTCCGCGCCGTCGCCCTTGCGCCTCGCGATCCCGAATTGCCGTGGAACTTCGCGGGATTGGTGACGGATGGCATTTCGCCCGTGATGCGGGACAGCAGCTCGACAAGGAGCGGTCGGACGACATGGTGCTGGAAACCTAGGATTTTGGCAGCGGAAGAGGGATCGCCGACAATCATACATCCAATTGATCTGGCGCCCTTTTCTTGAGAAAGGATGGGGAAGGATAATCTTGACCAATCTTGGCCAGAGTCACTTTCGCGATCGCGCGTGACATTCACCGCGCCGAACATGAACATTGCGGGACGATCTGGATCAATGGGTCGCCGGCTGCAAATTCAGGTCTGGTTCTTGGACCATCCAGGTCGTGTCGTTGCCGGGTGCCTGTCGCTAACCTTGATCGGGCTGGATCGGACGATGACCGAGAAAAACTGCTCCGCCCGGCCGGAACAAGGGGGTGGAGGGGAAACATGGTGCACAGCAATCTTGTCGTTCGTCTGATGGCCACGGCCTGCATCGCCGGATGGATGATACCGGCGATGGCTCAGCCCATGGATCAGGACCGTGCGGCGACAGCGGAGACGGACGGCCTGGGTGACATCGTCGTCACCGCCCAGAAGCGCGAGGAGCGGTTGCAGGACGTGCCGATCGCGATCTCCGCGATCGGCGCCGATTTCCTGCGGAGCCGCGACATCGGCTCGATCGACCAGATCGGCACGATCGCACCGAATGTGAAGGTCGAACGCTCCCCTACCAACAAGACCGTCTCGCAGATCGCGATGCGCGGTTCGGTGACCGTCAATCCCTCGGTGCTGTTCGAGCCGGCGGTCGGCCTCTATGTCGACGGCGTCTATATCGCCAAGGCCCAAGGATCGATCTTCGACATCGCGGACCTCGAACGCGTCGAGGTGCTGCGCGGGCCGCAGGGCACGCTCTATGGGCGCAACACGCTGGCCGGCGCGATCAATCTCGTGACACGCAAGCCCTCGGGCGAGCTTCGAGGATCGATCGAGGCGAGCTACGGCAATTACGACATGAAGCGGGTGAAGGGCACGATCGACCTGCCCGCGTTCGGCATCTTCTCGATCAAGCTGTCGGGTCAGGCGCAGAAGCGCGACGGGTTCATCGATGTCGTGCCCAATCCCTATCCGCAGGCCTTCCTGGCGCGGCCCAGTTCGGTGGACGACACCAACGACCTCAACCAGCGAAGCCTGTTCGCGCAAGTGCGGGTGCGGCCGGCCGACAGCCTCACGATCGACTATGCCTATGACTACAGCCGCTATCGCCAGCGCCCTGATTTCGCGCAGCTCCACAGCTTCAACCGCAACGGCCTGCCGCAGGATATCTTCGACCCGAACTCGCCGGGCTATGCGGGGGCCGGCGCCTTCTTCCCGCTCGACCTCTATGTGCGGGCCCAGCGGCAGTCGTCCGCCAGCCTCGACGCGGACCAGCTGTACGAGCGGCTGCGCACGGACGGCCATTCGCTTACCCTGGCATGGGATCTGGGAACTGCCGAACTCAAATCGATCAGCGCCCATCGCCGCACCCGGTGGAGCGACGCGCTCGATCTCGACGGGTCGCCGCTGCCGGTCGGCGCCACCCAGCGCTTCACCCGCTACCGTTCGTTCAGCCAGGAGCTGCAACTCACCGGCGGTCTGGCGGACGGACGGCTGAAATATGTCGTCGGCGGCTATTATTTCCGCGACAAGGGCGAAACGCTGGGGCCGCAATCCTTCTTCGCGGGCGCCACCAGCTTTCAGGCCGATTATGGCCAGCACACCAGGGCCGCCGCCGCTTATGCCCAGGTCGATTTCGACCTGACCGACCGGCTCGTGCTGACCGGCGGCATTCGCTACAATCATGAGCGCAAGGACGTCAGCCGGCTGCTGGTCAGCGGCCCCGGAACGCCGGCCGAGCTGACGCTGATCGACATCGGCTATGGCGACGTGCCCGATGCGGTCTACAACAGCTTCAGCCCGGCCGCCTCGCTGCGCTTCGACCTGACCGAGCGGGTGAACGTCTACGCCCGCTATGCCCGCGGTTTCAAATCGGGCGGCTTCAACGGCGAAACGACCGAACTGGTCGCCGCCACGACCGCCTGCCCGTCGGGCGCGATCGAACTTTGCCAGCCCTACCGCCCCGAAAAGGTCGACAGCTATGAGGTGGGGCTGAAAAGCCGGCTGCTCGACAACCGGCTCCAGCTCAACATCGCCGCCTTCTGGGACGAGCATCGCGACATCCAGCTTTCCGTGTTCCGGGGCAGCGGCGCGCTGTCGCTGTCGGTGCTCAACGCGGCGTCGTCGCGGATTCGCGGGGTCGAGCTGGAATTCACCGCGCGTCCGTCGTCCGCCTTCACCGTCAGCGGATCGTTCGCGCTGCTCGATGCCAAATATAAGCGCTTCATCGACGGCGGGGTGGACGTCTCCGACAATCGCGCCTTCCCGCACGCGCCGCGCTACACCGCCTCGGTTTCGACCGACTGGCGCGTGATCGAGGGCGATTGGGGACGGCTCAATCTGCTGGCCGACCTGAATTTCGTCGATTCCTACTACACCTATCCCTATGCGCTCGCCGCCCCGCCGTCGACCACGCAGGTCGCGGGCAACAGCGAGGCTCCCTCGCGCGCGATCGTCAATGCGCGCGCCATCCTCGCCGATCTGCCGATCGGCGGGATGAAAGGCGAGATCTCGCTCTGGGCGCGCAACCTGTTCCAGCAGCGCAGCCCCAGCAACTTCATCGATTTCGGGCCGAGCTTCGGCGGCATGACGCTCGCCTTCTATCCCGATCCGCGCACCTTCGGCGCGACGTTCGGCCTCCGCTTTTGAGGGGCGACGGGACGGCGCAGGGCGGCGGCCACGGCCGCGATATTGCCACGCGACGCATCCGCGCCTTATGCTCCCGCCCAGCACGAGGCGGAGCTGGGAGAGGAGCTGATGTCGCGGCATAAGCATGTCGTACCGGTGTGCAATGCAACTGCGCCGACCGGTATGATCGTCACCATGCTGGATTGCCTGTCCCGCATTTCGGGCGAGCCCGATCGCCTGCTCGCGGAGGTGGGTGTCTCGCACAGCTTCGCGGCGTTCAAGGCGGGCCAGGTGCGCGAGATCGGGCTGGACGCCTTCATCGCGACAAACCGGGCCTGCAACGCGCGCTTCCGCGACTATCTCCACCAGTCGCAGGGGCCGCAGATGACCGAGGAGCAGTTCTCGCTGCTGTGCCGCTGCCTGATCGCCTGCGCCGACCTGCGCGAGGTGCTGACGACCACGTCGAGCTTCTTCGCGATGTTCAACGGCACGCTCGGCGCCTTTCGCCCGGAGTTCGGCGATCGGCATGTCACGCTTTTCATCGAGCCCCGCCGGCGCGGCCCTACCGATCCTTCCTTCCTGATCGACGCCTTCGGAATGGCGGTGCTCCAGCTGTTGTTCGGCTGGCTGATCGGGCGGTCGCTGGCGTTGGAGCGCGTCGATTTCTCCTATCCCGCCAGCGTGCGCACGGATTTCGGCCTTGGCCTGTTCAGCTGCCCGGTGCGGTTCGACCGGCCGAGCAACATCATGCTGTTCGATGCCGTCTATCTCTCGGCGCCGGTGGTGCGCACCAGCAGCGACATGCGCACGCTGCTGGAGACCTTTCCCTACGACATGATGCTCGGGCGCGATCGCGGCCGCTCGCTCGCCGATCAGGTCTATGCGCTCATGATGAACGCGCATTCGGCGGAGCGGCAACTGCCCGGTGCCGAACGGGTGGCGCGGGACTTCGGCGTGTCGAGCTGGACGCTGCGGCGGCGGCTGGCCGAGGAGGGGACCGGCTTCTCGCGCATCCGGCAGCGGTGCCAGCTCAACATCACCACCGATTTCCTGCGCCGGCCGGACCTGACGATCGATCGCATCGCCGAGATCGCCAATTTCAGCGACGCCAACGCCTTTCGCCGCGCCTTCCAGCAATGGACAGGCAAGTCCCCCACCGCCTTCCGCCGCGAGCTGGCCGCCGGGCGCATCGGCTGAGCGCCCGCTCTTGCGCTGATCTTTCACCATTTCCGCCGTCTCCGCGCCGGAACGTGCGTCCTATCACCCCGCCATGGGCGATCAGGCCCGCAATCCTGGAGGGTGTGCGATGAGCGACGAGAACAATCTGGGCAAGATCGCCTATGCGGGCGCTACCGCCGCGGCGAAGGCCTGGGAGCAAATCCGCCATTCGACCCACATCTTCCCCGAAGCCGAAGTGGAAGCCGCGTTTCAGGACTATGTGTATCGCGCGAACATCAACGACTGGGGTTATTATTCCGAACTGTTCACGGACCCCTGCGTTTATGTCGACCATCATTTCGGCACGGTCCGCAACCCGAAGGAACTGGCCGACTGGATGATTCCGCTGATGAAGACCCAGCCCGAGATGCGCTTCATTCCTGGTTGGCACGTCATCCAGGGCAATCTTCTCATCAACTATAACTGGAACCGCTGGCCCAATCCCGAAGGCAGCGCCGTTCCCTATGACGAGTGGCGCAATCCCGGCCCGATCAGCGACTATCGCTTCCAGTTTCCATGCGTCACGATGTGCATCTATGCCGGCGACGGCAAATTCTCCTTCGAAGAGGATATCTACAGCCCGTCCGCCTATCACGAGATCCTCAAGCAGTGGCGACAAGCCATGGGCATGGAAGACGCGGGCTGATTTCCTTCCCAAGGCGCAGCCAGTGGCGCGTGATATCGAAGAGTTCGACTATATCGTGGTCGGCGCGGGCTCGGCCGGATGCGTTCTCGCGGCCCGCCTGTCCGAGCCACCCGGTCTGCGGGTCCTGCTGCTGGAGGCGGGCGGACGCGGTTGGAATCCGCTGCTCCATATCCCCGCCGCCGCGTTCCTGCCGATCGCCAGCCGGCATGCGCGCTGGCTTTATGCCACCGCGCCGCAGGAAAGGCTGGACGGCCGGGTATTGGGCGAGATCCGGGGCAGGACCGTTGGCGGCACGAGCGCCATCAACGGGATGCTCTACAGCCGGGGGGAACCGGCCGACTATGACGGCTGGGCGGCCGGCGGGGCTCCCGGATGGTCCTATCGCGAGGTGCTGCCCTATTTCCTGAAATCGGAAAGACATCTCGACGGCCCTTTGCCCGGCCACGGCGGCGACGGGCCGTTGAAGGTATCGCGTGCGCCCCTCGCCAATCCTCTCGCGCGCCGCTGGATCGCCGGTGCGATGGAGAACGGTCATCGTTTCCACGCCGACATGAGTGCCACCGACGATGAAGGCGTCGGTCCGTCGGACTGGACCTGTGCGGGCGGACGGCGGGCCAGCGCGGCCGCGTTCCTCGCCGCCGCTCGCGGTCGAGGCAATCTGACGATCCGTACCCATTCGACGGCAACGCGCATCATCATCGAGAACGGCCGGGCGTGCGGCATCGCCTATCGCTGCCGAGGCAGGCTCCGGGAAGCACGAGCGGCGCGCGAGATCGTCCTTGCCGCCGGCGCGATCCAGTCGCCGCAACTGTTGATGCTTTCGGGACTGGGGCCGGCGACGCAACTCAAGGCGTTCGGCATTCCGGTCGCGGCCGATCTTTCCGGCGTCGGCGCCAATTATCACGATCATGTCGGCGCGTCCGTGCTGGTGCGCAGCCGTGGCCGGGATTCGGCCTATCGCCATTTCTCGCCCGGTGCCGCGCTCGTCGAAGGGCTCCGCTATCTGTTCCAGGGCAAGGGCGCCCTTGCAGAACCTCCTTTGGAGGCCGTCGGCATCTTCCGGTCCGGCGAGGCGCCCGACATAGGGCCGGACCTGAAGCTCGGCTTCATTCCCCTCATGGTCGCCCCCTCGGGGCGTCTGGTACGCGAGCCGGGGTTCATGACGCGCATCTGCATGACCAAGCCGGCCAGCCGAGGCTTCATCCGTCTTCGTTCGTCCTCTCCCGACGATCCGCCGGTGATCGATGCGCGTTACTTCGCCGAGGAGATCGACCTCCGCCGCACCCGCGCGGGCATCCGCATCGCGCGCGAGATCGTCGCCGGACGGGCATTCGACGACGTGCGCGGAGAAGAACTCGCGCCCGGTTCGGCCGCCGCCGGCGACGATGATCTGGACCGCTTCCTGCGCTGGACCGCCGGTCCCGATTTCCATGGCGTCGGCAGTTGCCGCATGGGAAGCGACGCCGATGCGGTGGTCGATGAATCGTTGGCGGTGCGGGGCGTCGCCGGCCTGCGCGTGGCGGATGCCTCGATCATGCCGACCGTGCCGGGCGGCAATACCAATGCGCCGGCGATGATGATCGGCGAAAAGGCGGCGGATATCATCCTCGGCAATCCGCCGATCGCTCCACCGGCACTCCCGTCTGCCGCGCTTTCTGCGTGTTTATGTCATGGCGGTCCGGGCTCACCGGCCGCTACATTCGAAGAATAGGAGGCCGTGACGACATTCGTCGCCGAATGCTTCGCAGCCAATGTCAGACAATAATGAGCCGGGATGGGGGCATATATGGACGATCGGCGTCATGGTCCGCGTGGCGGGCTATATTCGCGTCATCTCATTACTATCGGTGTTGCCGGTTTATCGATATTCCCGGCGCCCGCTCTTGCCCAGCAATCGGCACAAGCATCCGTCGACGATGAGATCATCGTCACGGCGCAGCGGCGCGAGCAAAACCTCCTGGACGTCCCGATCGCCGTCACGGCGCTTCAGGGGCGTTTCCTCCAGGACCGGTCGATCACCACCATCGACAATCTGAGCGCGCTGGCGCCGGGGCTGCTGGTCAGCTCGACCGCGACGCAACCGAACAACGCCCAGCTGTCGATCCGTGGCTCGGTGCAGCAGAACGGCTCGATCATCCTCGATCCGTCGGTCGGGCTCTACCTGGATGGCGTCTATATCGGCAAGGCGCAGGGATCGATCTTCGACATCAACGATCTCGAACGCGTCGAGGTGCTGCGCGGTCCGCAGGGCACGCTCTACGGACGCAATACGCTGGCCGGGGCGATCAGCTTCATCACCCGCAAGCCCGACGATCAGCTGCGCGCATCCGCCGAGGCCGGCTTCGGAAACTATGACGCCCATACGATCCGGGGCCTCGTCAACGTCCCGCTGAGCGAGCATCTGTTCGTCAAGCTTTCGGGGATGACGTTCAAGCGCGACGGCAATGTGCGGCTCGTGCCCGATTCCGCCGCGATCGGCGGGACTCCGCTCGGCTTCATCTACAACAACTCCGTGGTCGGCCATCCCCAGGGCGGGGGCGCGCAAACCGGCCAGGCCGGCACCCGCAACCGACAGAGCCTGCTGGCCCAGGTCCGCTATGCGCCGAGCACCGATCTGACCGTCGACTATTCCTACGACTACAGCCGCACGCGCGGCAATGCGGATGCCAGCCAGCTCGACAGCGTCGATCCCAACGGCTTCCTGGGCGCCAATTGTGCCTTGGGGCCCGCCGTCTGCATCCCGGCCTATCTCTACGTGCAGCCGAAATATTCGAAGACCATGTCGAGCGATTACACCCATCTCGATCGGATCGAGATCAACGGACATGGCCTGACCGTCACCTGGAATACCGGCCCGGTCACGCTCAAGTCGATCACCGGCTATCGCAAGATGGATTATGACGGCGCGGTCGTCGAACTCGACGGAACGCCGCTCTGGCTCGCGAGCGGCGGACTGGATACGAAATACAAATCGTTCAGCCAGGAATTGCAGGCGACGGGAACGATCGGCGATCGACTGAACTATGTCGCCGGCCTCTATTATTTCTGGGACGACGGCTTCACCCGCAGCCCGCAATCCTTTTTCTTCGGCGCGGTCAACTACGACACCAGCTGGGGCGGCACGACCAAGGCCTATGCGATCTACGGGCAGGCCGACTACAAGATCACCGACCGGATCGTCGTGACCGCCGGGCTGCGCTACACCAAGGAGCGCAAGACCGTCGTGCGCAGCTCGATCCTGCTGCCCAACACGGTCCTCGTCGACGTTCGCAAGTCGGACGGCGTCTCGAAGGACTTCTCCGCTCTCAACCCGACGATCGTCCTCGCCTACAAGCCGAGCGATCGGCTGAACACCTATGTCAAGTTCGCGCAGGGCTATCGTAGCGGCGGGTTCAACGGCGAGGCGACCTCCAACATCGCCACCACCACGCCCTTCCGGCCCGAGACGATCAATTCGATCGAGGCGGGATTGAAGACATCCTGGTGGAACGGACGGGCCGACCTGAACATCGCGGCCTTCCACAATCATCATCGCAACATGCAGCTGTCCGTGTTCACCGCGACGTCATCGCTCGCAAGCCTGCTGCAGAATGCCGGATCGGCCAATATGAAAGGCGTGGAAGTGGAGGTCTCGGCGCGACCGGCTCAGGCGCTTCGGGTTTCGGGCAACCTCGCATATCTCGACGCGTCCTACAGCAGCTATCGCGACACCAATGCGCTGGGCACCGTCGTCGACGTAGCCGACAACCGCACCATCCCGCACGCACCCAAATATCAGGCAGCGCTGAACGTCGATCTGCGCGCGTTCCAGGGTTCGGACGGCGACAATCTGCACCTGATCTTCGATGCGCGGTACACGTCGAGCTACTATCTCTATGCCTATGCGAAGACGCCGACGGCGGACTTCCCGCTGGTGCCGCCATCCTCGTCGGTGAAGGCGCAATCGCTCACGCTCCTCGATCTCCAGCTGCGTTATGAGGATATCCCGCTCGGCAGGTCGAAGGGGTGGATCGGGGCATGGACGCGCAACCTCGCCAACACGCACCGGAAAGTGAACGGCATCAATTTCGGCGCCCAGTTCGGCGGGTTGAACATCGCGAACTATAACGAGCCGCGCACCTATGGGGTAAGCGCCGGCATCCGGTGGTAGGCGAGGACGGCGATCGGGTGGAGGCGCGGGCATGAAGACCTTGGTTGTCGGAGGCACGGGGCTGATCGGCGCGCATGTCGCGCTCGCGCTCGAAGCGAGCGGGCATGCGGTCACGATCGCCGCGCGACGGCCGCCCGAAGCCGCCGCCATCCGGCACCTGCCCGTATTGGCCGGCGACTATGCGGCCGGCGATTTCACCCCCGATCGGCTGGCGGGGTTCGACGGCCTGGTCTTCGCGGCCGGAAACGACTTCCGCCATGTACCGCAGGGCATGGACGAGGCCGAGCATCTGGAACGGGTGAACATCCGCGGCGTGCCCGCCTTCTTCGCCCAGGCGCGGGCGGCAGGGGTGAAGCGGGCGGTGCATGTCGGCACCTTCTATCCCCATGTCGCGCCCTGGTCGGTCGACGCGAGCGCCTATGTCCGATCGCGTCTGCTGGCGGAGGAGGCGGCTCGCGCCCTCGCCCGGCAGGATTTCGCCGTGTGCAGCGTCAACCCGCCCTTCGTGCTGGGCAGGCTTGAGGGGGTGGAGGTGCTCGGCGCGCAGATCCACGCCCGCTACGCGCTCGGCCAATATCCCG is part of the Rhizorhabdus wittichii RW1 genome and harbors:
- a CDS encoding NAD-dependent epimerase/dehydratase (PFAM: NAD-dependent epimerase/dehydratase; Male sterility C-terminal domain); amino-acid sequence: MKTLVVGGTGLIGAHVALALEASGHAVTIAARRPPEAAAIRHLPVLAGDYAAGDFTPDRLAGFDGLVFAAGNDFRHVPQGMDEAEHLERVNIRGVPAFFAQARAAGVKRAVHVGTFYPHVAPWSVDASAYVRSRLLAEEAARALARQDFAVCSVNPPFVLGRLEGVEVLGAQIHARYALGQYPDMPVFAIAGGTNFMTVHAVSDAVIGALARGEPGAAYLIGDENLSFLEYFRCLFDAAGNPTRLAVEDRSHPLLPDDMLYAGRGTVISYEPDPVERELLDYRRGDLGRVIRAIVADCRRNG
- a CDS encoding TonB-dependent receptor (PFAM: TonB-dependent receptor; TonB-dependent receptor, plug) — its product is MDDRRHGPRGGLYSRHLITIGVAGLSIFPAPALAQQSAQASVDDEIIVTAQRREQNLLDVPIAVTALQGRFLQDRSITTIDNLSALAPGLLVSSTATQPNNAQLSIRGSVQQNGSIILDPSVGLYLDGVYIGKAQGSIFDINDLERVEVLRGPQGTLYGRNTLAGAISFITRKPDDQLRASAEAGFGNYDAHTIRGLVNVPLSEHLFVKLSGMTFKRDGNVRLVPDSAAIGGTPLGFIYNNSVVGHPQGGGAQTGQAGTRNRQSLLAQVRYAPSTDLTVDYSYDYSRTRGNADASQLDSVDPNGFLGANCALGPAVCIPAYLYVQPKYSKTMSSDYTHLDRIEINGHGLTVTWNTGPVTLKSITGYRKMDYDGAVVELDGTPLWLASGGLDTKYKSFSQELQATGTIGDRLNYVAGLYYFWDDGFTRSPQSFFFGAVNYDTSWGGTTKAYAIYGQADYKITDRIVVTAGLRYTKERKTVVRSSILLPNTVLVDVRKSDGVSKDFSALNPTIVLAYKPSDRLNTYVKFAQGYRSGGFNGEATSNIATTTPFRPETINSIEAGLKTSWWNGRADLNIAAFHNHHRNMQLSVFTATSSLASLLQNAGSANMKGVEVEVSARPAQALRVSGNLAYLDASYSSYRDTNALGTVVDVADNRTIPHAPKYQAALNVDLRAFQGSDGDNLHLIFDARYTSSYYLYAYAKTPTADFPLVPPSSSVKAQSLTLLDLQLRYEDIPLGRSKGWIGAWTRNLANTHRKVNGINFGAQFGGLNIANYNEPRTYGVSAGIRW